The DNA window AGAGAAATATTTGCCCTTTTCTTCCTTTAACCAAGTTGCAAACTCATTGTTCTTTGAGAAGTAGTCATCTTTGGATATTTCTTTGAAACCCTGTATCGGTTAAACAAAAGAACAATGAGAAGCATGGACTAGAGAAGGGCAACGGATAATTCAAACGGTGCATTATGTATGTTTTCTACTTTCACCGAATTACTGCCagtcttaaaaataataaaatgcatgcatgatacaACTAGTGTCCAGCTGTCCAGAATCCAGATACAGAACCTACAACACtgagggggtgtttagttagtgaaatgaaaatttttgcgtgtcacatcagacatttgactggatgtcggaaggagttttcggacaaaaatgaaaaaaacgaatttcacggctagcatggaaaccgcgagacgaatcttttgagcctaattaatccgtcgttagCGCATGcgggttactgtaacacttatggctaatcatgtactaattaggctcaaaagattcatcttacgatttctcacataaatgcgcaattagtttttcgatttatctatgtttaatactctatttagatatccaaagatttgatgtgatgtttttgggtgaaaatttttggaaactaaacggggcTGAGTACATAAACTGATATCACTAATTCAGATCGAACGCAACAGGCCAACAGAAAAAATAGCTATTCCATTATATTCAGCCTTCAGAGACAAAATAGATTCGAGCAAGCTTCTGTAAAATTTCACTGTTcaggaaaacaaaaggaacTCCTACTTTGGGTGATATGGTTGCAGAAATTTGTGATGATCTATCCGTGGTGAGCGCTCTCAATATATTTACCTGAACCAGGGACATGCTCAAGTTTGGTTCTACTTCTAAAGAGAAACCAGTTTCGCTCCATTACCATAGCTATGCTAAGGCTTAAGCTTGTACAACAATTCATCTATGAAACAAGGCGTACCATAAATAGCCTAAGCTGAATTGCTCATATGCAAGTCATTTGATTGATGATGTCCAGTAAATTGAGAGTATCaatcagaattcagagaaCTCACATCATCCTTGTGTTTTCGCTTGCCCTTCTCCTTGGAATGCTTCTCCTTCGAATCCCTCTCTGTCAAAACAGACCCATGTTGAATTTCGGTGCACATGCATGAGCATAATTTGCAAACTAACTACCCAACCAATTTAGCATGAATTTTCAATTAAGAACAACAGAATCTGTTCTTGAACAAGAAATCAAGAATGCCACTGCCGGGCAGTGAAGGCAaaagagggggaaaaaaaaaaccctaccTTTGTCTTTGCCCCTGTCGCcgtgctgcttcttcttcctcctgcgcctctcctcctcgtcctctttGTGCCCGCTGTCATCTCGGCTGCTCCTCCTGCTCTCCTTCTTgtccctcctcttcttccgcTCCATCTCCTCCTGCTCTGAACCACCAAAGCATAAATCAGCGCCGCGGAGGCAGAGACGGCGATGCCCTAGAGGAGCAAATGGATAGGGATGTTCGAGCACCTGAGGAGGGTGAAGAGCGGCGCTTCCTCGACTTGCCCTCGGcgcccatcgccgccgccgtccgcgggGAAGTATCAAGGTCTCGGCTTCTCGGGACGAAATgttaaaaatggaaaaaagaagTCTTGGTTTGGGTTTGAACGGTACTATTACAGAAGTCCGAGGGCTCCTGTGTAAAATCCTCGTAAGGCCCAGTTAGGGTAAAAaagggcatttaactttttatcaatGTTACGAGGAGGGTTGATAATAGactttatatacttatttgggtttacatgtcatagacagcaaatgataaatctgttttgaccactcgtaagagttgtaaaaagttaaatttcctgATAAAAAAGGGATGAAAAATCCTGACCGTTTTTATTGGcgtgtttgttttattttttcccataTTGTTCC is part of the Oryza brachyantha chromosome 2, ObraRS2, whole genome shotgun sequence genome and encodes:
- the LOC102704210 gene encoding style cell-cycle inhibitor 1-A isoform X1 → MGAEGKSRKRRSSPSSEQEEMERKKRRDKKESRRSSRDDSGHKEDEEERRRRKKKQHGDRGKDKERDSKEKHSKEKGKRKHKDDGFKEISKDDYFSKNNEFATWLKEEKGKYFSDLSSESARDLFEKFVKTWNKGKLPSQYYEGITSGPRSAHRWNIKA
- the LOC102704210 gene encoding style cell-cycle inhibitor 1-A isoform X2; the protein is MERKKRRDKKESRRSSRDDSGHKEDEEERRRRKKKQHGDRGKDKERDSKEKHSKEKGKRKHKDDGFKEISKDDYFSKNNEFATWLKEEKGKYFSDLSSESARDLFEKFVKTWNKGKLPSQYYEGITSGPRSAHRWNIKA